A genomic stretch from Canis lupus baileyi chromosome 3, mCanLup2.hap1, whole genome shotgun sequence includes:
- the ACAP3 gene encoding arf-GAP with coiled-coil, ANK repeat and PH domain-containing protein 3 isoform X4, with the protein MGELCSPGLSPEAPDPGHERGATIDEVETDVVEIEAKLDKLVKLCSSMIEAGKAYVTTNRLFVSGVRDLSQQCQGDSVISECLQRFGDSLQEMVNYHMILFDQAQRSVRQQLHNFVKEDVRKFKETKKQFDKVREDMELSLVRNAQAPRHRPHEVEEATGALTLTRKCFRHLALDYVLQINVLQAKKKFEILDSMLSFMHAQYSFFQQGYSLLHQLDPYMKKLAAELDQLVIDSAVEKRDMERKHAAIQQRTLLQVSGRVPGEGGASARPRASAPRTTPGLRAEHLREHLLEAEAGTSGTWAELDRVPRGKGAAVPLCLRSAREAGGWASSPTADTQDNTQCLLSPCEWSSVRLAGDVPAGSVNGRLRMGGEAASFLVPEPAVPTRDFSYDEPKVEFDVDAPSGVVMEGYLFKRASNAFKTWNRRWFSIQNSQLVYQKKLKDVLTVVVDDLRLCSVKPCEDIERRFCFEVVSPTKSCMLQADSEKLRQAWVQAVQASIASAYRESPDSCYSERLDRTASPSTSSIDSATDSRERSVKGESVLQRVQNVAGNSQCGDCGQLDPRWASINLGVLLCIECSGIHRSLGVHCSKVRSLTLDSWEPELLKLMCELGNSTMNQIYEAQCEGPGSRKPTASSPRQDKEAWIKDKYVEKKFLRKPPSAPAREAPRHWRVQKCQRHHSSPRAPAARRKVRLEPVLPSVAALSSAGAGERKFRRDSLFCPDELDSLFSYFDAGAAAAGPRKGAESEESSGEADGEAEAWGLADVRELHPGLLAHRAARTRDLPALAAALAHGAEVNWADTEDEGKTPLVQAVLGGSLIVCEFLLQNGADVNQKDSRGRAPLHHATLLGRTGQVCLFLKRGADQHALDHEQQDPLSIAVQEANADIVTLLRLARMAEEMREAEAPPGQPGALLGTSPTELQYRRCIQEFISLHLEES; encoded by the exons ATGGGTGAGCTCTGCTCCCCTGGACTCTCCCCAGAGGCTCCTGACCCTGGACATGAGCGTGG GGCTACTATTGATGAGGTGGAAACCGACGTGGTGGAGATTGAGGCAAAACTAGACAAG CTGGTCAAGCTGTGCAGCAGCATGATAGAGGCTGGCAAAGCCTATGTCACAACCAACAGACTGTTCGTGAGTGGTGTTCGAGACCTGTCCCAGCAGTGCCAGGGCGACTCCGTCATTTCG GAATGTCTGCAGAGGTTTGGAGACAGCCTGCAGGAGATGGTCAACTACCACATG ATCCTGTTTGACCAGGCCCAGAGGTCTGTGAGGCAGCAGCTCCACAACTTTGTCAAAGA ggatGTGCGGAAGTTCAAGGAGACCAAGAAGCAGTTTGACAAAGTTCGAGAGGACATGGAGCTGTCCCTCGTGAGGAATGCCCAGGCTCCACGGCACCGTCCCCATGAGGTGGAGGAGGCCACAGGTGCCTTGACCCTCACCCGGAAGTGCTTCCGTCACCTGGCACTAGACTATGTACTCCAG ATCAATGTCCTCCAGGCCAAGAAGAAGTTTGAAATCTTGGATTCT ATGCTGTCCTTCATGCATGCCCAGTACAGTTTCTTTCAGCAAGGCTACAGCCTGCTGCACCAGCTGGACCCCTACATGAAGAAGTTGGCAGCCGAG cttgACCAGCTGGTGATCGACTCTGCAGTGGAAAAGCGGGACATGGAGCGAAAGCACGCTGCCATCCAGCAGCGG ACTTTGCTGCAGGTGAGTGGGCGTGTccccggggagggcggggcctcTGCCCGCCCAAGAGCTTCAGCACCACGGACAACTCCTGGCCTCCGCGCCGAGCACCTGCGAGAGCACTTGCTGGAAGCCGAGGCTGGCACCAGCGGGACTTGGGCTGAGCTGGACCGCGTCCCCCGCGGGAAGGGCGCAGCTGTCCCTCTCTGCCTCCGCTCAGCCAGGGAAGCAGGTGGCTGGGCCTCCTCTCCTACCGCGGACACACAGGACAACACTCAGTGTCTCCTCAGTCCCTGTGAATGGAGCTCTGTCAGGCTGGCTGGAGACGTCCCAGCTGGCAGTGTGAATGGGAGACTGCGGATGGGGGGGGAGGCAGCTTCCTTCCTGGTCCCGGAGCCCGCTGTCCCTACAAGG GACTTCTCCTATGATGAGCCCAAAGTGGAGTTTGATGTGGATGCACCCAGCGGTGTGGTGATGGAGGGCTATCTCTTCAAGAGGGCCAGTAATGCCTTCAAGACATGGAACCG GCGCTGGTTCTCCATCCAGAACAGCCAGCTGGTCTACCAGAAGAAGCTCAAG GACGTGCTGACTGTGGTGGTGGATGACCTCCGTCTGTGCTCTGTGAAGCCATGTGAGGACATTGAGCGGAGGTTCTGCTTTGAGGTCGTGTCACCCACCAA GAGCTGCATGCTACAGGCCGACTCAGAGAAGCTGCGGCAGGCCTGGGTTCAAGCTGTGCAAGCCAGCATTGCCTCCGCCTACCGGGAGAGCCCAGACAGCTGCTACAGTGAG AGGCTGGACCGCACAGCATCTCCATCCACGAGTAGCATCGACTCTGCTACAGACTCTCGGGAGCGCAGTGTCAAGGGCGAGAGTGTGCTGCAGCGTGTGCAGAATGTGGCTGGCAACAGCCAGTGTGGGGACTGTGGCCAGCTGGATCCCCGCTGGGCCAGCATCAACCTGGGTGTGCTGCTCTGCATTGAGTGCTCAGGCATTCACAG GAGCCTGGGTGTCCACTGCTCTAAGGTGCGGTCCCTGACTCTGGACTCGTGGGAGCCGGAGCTGCTGAAG CTGATGTGTGAGCTTGGAAACAGCACCATGAACCAGATCTACGAGGCTCAGTGTGAGGGACCAGGTAGCAGGAAGCCTACAGCCAGCAGCCCcag GCAAGACAAAGAGGCCTGGATCAAGGACAAGTATGTGGAAAAGAAGTTCCTGCGGAAGCCGCCCTCAGCACCAGCTCGTGAGGCCCCTCGGCACTGGCGGGTGCAGAAGTGCCAGCGCCACCACAGCTCCCCCCGAGCCCCCGCTGCCCGCCGCAAGGTCCGACTGGAGCCTGTCCTGCCCTCCGTGGCTGCTCTGTCTTCAG CAGGTGCTGGGGAACGCAAGTTCCGGAGGGACTCTCTTTTCTGCCCAGATGAGCTGGACTCCCTCTTCTCCTACTTTGACGCAGGAGCTGCTGCAGCTGGTCCACGTA AGGGTGCAGAGTCTGAGGAGTCCAGTGGTGAGGCAGACGGAGAGGCTGAGGCCTGGGGCCTGGCAGACGTGCGTGAGCTACACCCTGGGCTCCTGGCACACCGAGCGGCGCGCACCCGAGACCTCCCTGCGCTGGCTGCCGCGCTGGCTCACGGGGCGGAGGTCAACTGGGCTGACACAGAGGACGAGGGCAAGACGCCGTTGGTGCAGGCTGTGCTAGGG GGCTCCCTGATTGTCTGTGAATTCCTTCTGCAAAATGGAGCAGATGTGAACCAAAAAGACAGCCGGGGCCGGGCGCCCCTGCACCACGCCACGCTCCTGGGACGCACAGG TCAGGTGTGCCTGTTCTTGAAGCGAGGGGCTGACCAACATGCCTTGGACCATGAGCAGCAGGACCCGCTGAGCATTGCGGTCCAGGAGGCAAACGCAGACATTGTCACTTT GCTGCGTCTGGCACGCATGGCTGAGGAGATGCGAGAGGCCGAGGCGCCCCCTGGCCAGCCGGGCGCCCTGCTGGGGACCAGCCCCACGGAGCTCCAGTACCGCAGGTGCATCCAGGAGTTCATCAGCCTCCACCTGGAGGAGAGCTAG
- the ACAP3 gene encoding arf-GAP with coiled-coil, ANK repeat and PH domain-containing protein 3 isoform X5 gives MGELCSPGLSPEAPDPGHERGATIDEVETDVVEIEAKLDKLVKLCSSMIEAGKAYVTTNRLFVSGVRDLSQQCQGDSVISECLQRFGDSLQEMVNYHMILFDQAQRSVRQQLHNFVKEDVRKFKETKKQFDKVREDMELSLVRNAQAPRHRPHEVEEATGALTLTRKCFRHLALDYVLQINVLQAKKKFEILDSMLSFMHAQYSFFQQGYSLLHQLDPYMKKLAAELDQLVIDSAVEKRDMERKHAAIQQRTLLQVSGRVPGEGGASARPRASAPRTTPGLRAEHLREHLLEAEAGTSGTWAELDRVPRGKGAAVPLCLRSAREAGGWASSPTADTQDNTQCLLSPCEWSSVRLAGDVPAGSVNGRLRMGGEAASFLVPEPAVPTRDFSYDEPKVEFDVDAPSGVVMEGYLFKRASNAFKTWNRRWFSIQNSQLVYQKKLKDVLTVVVDDLRLCSVKPCEDIERRFCFEVVSPTKSCMLQADSEKLRQAWVQAVQASIASAYRESPDSCYSERLDRTASPSTSSIDSATDSRERSVKGESVLQRVQNVAGNSQCGDCGQLDPRWASINLGVLLCIECSGIHRSLGVHCSKVRSLTLDSWEPELLKLMCELGNSTMNQIYEAQCEGPGSRKPTASSPRQDKEAWIKDKYVEKKFLRKPPSAPAREAPRHWRVQKCQRHHSSPRAPAARRKVRLEPVLPSVAALSSGAGERKFRRDSLFCPDELDSLFSYFDAGAAAAGPRKGAESEESSGEADGEAEAWGLADVRELHPGLLAHRAARTRDLPALAAALAHGAEVNWADTEDEGKTPLVQAVLGGSLIVCEFLLQNGADVNQKDSRGRAPLHHATLLGRTGQVCLFLKRGADQHALDHEQQDPLSIAVQEANADIVTLLRLARMAEEMREAEAPPGQPGALLGTSPTELQYRRCIQEFISLHLEES, from the exons ATGGGTGAGCTCTGCTCCCCTGGACTCTCCCCAGAGGCTCCTGACCCTGGACATGAGCGTGG GGCTACTATTGATGAGGTGGAAACCGACGTGGTGGAGATTGAGGCAAAACTAGACAAG CTGGTCAAGCTGTGCAGCAGCATGATAGAGGCTGGCAAAGCCTATGTCACAACCAACAGACTGTTCGTGAGTGGTGTTCGAGACCTGTCCCAGCAGTGCCAGGGCGACTCCGTCATTTCG GAATGTCTGCAGAGGTTTGGAGACAGCCTGCAGGAGATGGTCAACTACCACATG ATCCTGTTTGACCAGGCCCAGAGGTCTGTGAGGCAGCAGCTCCACAACTTTGTCAAAGA ggatGTGCGGAAGTTCAAGGAGACCAAGAAGCAGTTTGACAAAGTTCGAGAGGACATGGAGCTGTCCCTCGTGAGGAATGCCCAGGCTCCACGGCACCGTCCCCATGAGGTGGAGGAGGCCACAGGTGCCTTGACCCTCACCCGGAAGTGCTTCCGTCACCTGGCACTAGACTATGTACTCCAG ATCAATGTCCTCCAGGCCAAGAAGAAGTTTGAAATCTTGGATTCT ATGCTGTCCTTCATGCATGCCCAGTACAGTTTCTTTCAGCAAGGCTACAGCCTGCTGCACCAGCTGGACCCCTACATGAAGAAGTTGGCAGCCGAG cttgACCAGCTGGTGATCGACTCTGCAGTGGAAAAGCGGGACATGGAGCGAAAGCACGCTGCCATCCAGCAGCGG ACTTTGCTGCAGGTGAGTGGGCGTGTccccggggagggcggggcctcTGCCCGCCCAAGAGCTTCAGCACCACGGACAACTCCTGGCCTCCGCGCCGAGCACCTGCGAGAGCACTTGCTGGAAGCCGAGGCTGGCACCAGCGGGACTTGGGCTGAGCTGGACCGCGTCCCCCGCGGGAAGGGCGCAGCTGTCCCTCTCTGCCTCCGCTCAGCCAGGGAAGCAGGTGGCTGGGCCTCCTCTCCTACCGCGGACACACAGGACAACACTCAGTGTCTCCTCAGTCCCTGTGAATGGAGCTCTGTCAGGCTGGCTGGAGACGTCCCAGCTGGCAGTGTGAATGGGAGACTGCGGATGGGGGGGGAGGCAGCTTCCTTCCTGGTCCCGGAGCCCGCTGTCCCTACAAGG GACTTCTCCTATGATGAGCCCAAAGTGGAGTTTGATGTGGATGCACCCAGCGGTGTGGTGATGGAGGGCTATCTCTTCAAGAGGGCCAGTAATGCCTTCAAGACATGGAACCG GCGCTGGTTCTCCATCCAGAACAGCCAGCTGGTCTACCAGAAGAAGCTCAAG GACGTGCTGACTGTGGTGGTGGATGACCTCCGTCTGTGCTCTGTGAAGCCATGTGAGGACATTGAGCGGAGGTTCTGCTTTGAGGTCGTGTCACCCACCAA GAGCTGCATGCTACAGGCCGACTCAGAGAAGCTGCGGCAGGCCTGGGTTCAAGCTGTGCAAGCCAGCATTGCCTCCGCCTACCGGGAGAGCCCAGACAGCTGCTACAGTGAG AGGCTGGACCGCACAGCATCTCCATCCACGAGTAGCATCGACTCTGCTACAGACTCTCGGGAGCGCAGTGTCAAGGGCGAGAGTGTGCTGCAGCGTGTGCAGAATGTGGCTGGCAACAGCCAGTGTGGGGACTGTGGCCAGCTGGATCCCCGCTGGGCCAGCATCAACCTGGGTGTGCTGCTCTGCATTGAGTGCTCAGGCATTCACAG GAGCCTGGGTGTCCACTGCTCTAAGGTGCGGTCCCTGACTCTGGACTCGTGGGAGCCGGAGCTGCTGAAG CTGATGTGTGAGCTTGGAAACAGCACCATGAACCAGATCTACGAGGCTCAGTGTGAGGGACCAGGTAGCAGGAAGCCTACAGCCAGCAGCCCcag GCAAGACAAAGAGGCCTGGATCAAGGACAAGTATGTGGAAAAGAAGTTCCTGCGGAAGCCGCCCTCAGCACCAGCTCGTGAGGCCCCTCGGCACTGGCGGGTGCAGAAGTGCCAGCGCCACCACAGCTCCCCCCGAGCCCCCGCTGCCCGCCGCAAGGTCCGACTGGAGCCTGTCCTGCCCTCCGTGGCTGCTCTGTCTTCAG GTGCTGGGGAACGCAAGTTCCGGAGGGACTCTCTTTTCTGCCCAGATGAGCTGGACTCCCTCTTCTCCTACTTTGACGCAGGAGCTGCTGCAGCTGGTCCACGTA AGGGTGCAGAGTCTGAGGAGTCCAGTGGTGAGGCAGACGGAGAGGCTGAGGCCTGGGGCCTGGCAGACGTGCGTGAGCTACACCCTGGGCTCCTGGCACACCGAGCGGCGCGCACCCGAGACCTCCCTGCGCTGGCTGCCGCGCTGGCTCACGGGGCGGAGGTCAACTGGGCTGACACAGAGGACGAGGGCAAGACGCCGTTGGTGCAGGCTGTGCTAGGG GGCTCCCTGATTGTCTGTGAATTCCTTCTGCAAAATGGAGCAGATGTGAACCAAAAAGACAGCCGGGGCCGGGCGCCCCTGCACCACGCCACGCTCCTGGGACGCACAGG TCAGGTGTGCCTGTTCTTGAAGCGAGGGGCTGACCAACATGCCTTGGACCATGAGCAGCAGGACCCGCTGAGCATTGCGGTCCAGGAGGCAAACGCAGACATTGTCACTTT GCTGCGTCTGGCACGCATGGCTGAGGAGATGCGAGAGGCCGAGGCGCCCCCTGGCCAGCCGGGCGCCCTGCTGGGGACCAGCCCCACGGAGCTCCAGTACCGCAGGTGCATCCAGGAGTTCATCAGCCTCCACCTGGAGGAGAGCTAG
- the ACAP3 gene encoding arf-GAP with coiled-coil, ANK repeat and PH domain-containing protein 3 isoform X2 — protein MGELCSPGLSPEAPDPGHERGATIDEVETDVVEIEAKLDKLVKLCSSMIEAGKAYVTTNRLFVSGVRDLSQQCQGDSVISECLQRFGDSLQEMVNYHMILFDQAQRSVRQQLHNFVKEDVRKFKETKKQFDKVREDMELSLVRNAQAPRHRPHEVEEATGALTLTRKCFRHLALDYVLQINVLQAKKKFEILDSMLSFMHAQYSFFQQGYSLLHQLDPYMKKLAAELDQLVIDSAVEKRDMERKHAAIQQRTLLQVSGRVPGEGGASARPRASAPRTTPGLRAEHLREHLLEAEAGTSGTWAELDRVPRGKGAAVPLCLRSAREAGGWASSPTADTQDNTQCLLSPCEWSSVRLAGDVPAGSVNGRLRMGGEAASFLVPEPAVPTRDFSYDEPKVEFDVDAPSGVVMEGYLFKRASNAFKTWNRRWFSIQNSQLVYQKKLKDVLTVVVDDLRLCSVKPCEDIERRFCFEVVSPTKSCMLQADSEKLRQAWVQAVQASIASAYRESPDSCYSERLDRTASPSTSSIDSATDSRERSVKGESVLQRVQNVAGNSQCGDCGQLDPRWASINLGVLLCIECSGIHRSLGVHCSKVRSLTLDSWEPELLKLMCELGNSTMNQIYEAQCEGPGSRKPTASSPRQDKEAWIKDKYVEKKFLRKPPSAPAREAPRHWRVQKCQRHHSSPRAPAARRKVRLEPVLPSVAALSSGAGERKFRRDSLFCPDELDSLFSYFDAGAAAAGPRSLSSDSGLGGSSDGSSDVLAFSTGSVVDSVTEEEGAESEESSGEADGEAEAWGLADVRELHPGLLAHRAARTRDLPALAAALAHGAEVNWADTEDEGKTPLVQAVLGGSLIVCEFLLQNGADVNQKDSRGRAPLHHATLLGRTGQVCLFLKRGADQHALDHEQQDPLSIAVQEANADIVTLLRLARMAEEMREAEAPPGQPGALLGTSPTELQYRRCIQEFISLHLEES, from the exons ATGGGTGAGCTCTGCTCCCCTGGACTCTCCCCAGAGGCTCCTGACCCTGGACATGAGCGTGG GGCTACTATTGATGAGGTGGAAACCGACGTGGTGGAGATTGAGGCAAAACTAGACAAG CTGGTCAAGCTGTGCAGCAGCATGATAGAGGCTGGCAAAGCCTATGTCACAACCAACAGACTGTTCGTGAGTGGTGTTCGAGACCTGTCCCAGCAGTGCCAGGGCGACTCCGTCATTTCG GAATGTCTGCAGAGGTTTGGAGACAGCCTGCAGGAGATGGTCAACTACCACATG ATCCTGTTTGACCAGGCCCAGAGGTCTGTGAGGCAGCAGCTCCACAACTTTGTCAAAGA ggatGTGCGGAAGTTCAAGGAGACCAAGAAGCAGTTTGACAAAGTTCGAGAGGACATGGAGCTGTCCCTCGTGAGGAATGCCCAGGCTCCACGGCACCGTCCCCATGAGGTGGAGGAGGCCACAGGTGCCTTGACCCTCACCCGGAAGTGCTTCCGTCACCTGGCACTAGACTATGTACTCCAG ATCAATGTCCTCCAGGCCAAGAAGAAGTTTGAAATCTTGGATTCT ATGCTGTCCTTCATGCATGCCCAGTACAGTTTCTTTCAGCAAGGCTACAGCCTGCTGCACCAGCTGGACCCCTACATGAAGAAGTTGGCAGCCGAG cttgACCAGCTGGTGATCGACTCTGCAGTGGAAAAGCGGGACATGGAGCGAAAGCACGCTGCCATCCAGCAGCGG ACTTTGCTGCAGGTGAGTGGGCGTGTccccggggagggcggggcctcTGCCCGCCCAAGAGCTTCAGCACCACGGACAACTCCTGGCCTCCGCGCCGAGCACCTGCGAGAGCACTTGCTGGAAGCCGAGGCTGGCACCAGCGGGACTTGGGCTGAGCTGGACCGCGTCCCCCGCGGGAAGGGCGCAGCTGTCCCTCTCTGCCTCCGCTCAGCCAGGGAAGCAGGTGGCTGGGCCTCCTCTCCTACCGCGGACACACAGGACAACACTCAGTGTCTCCTCAGTCCCTGTGAATGGAGCTCTGTCAGGCTGGCTGGAGACGTCCCAGCTGGCAGTGTGAATGGGAGACTGCGGATGGGGGGGGAGGCAGCTTCCTTCCTGGTCCCGGAGCCCGCTGTCCCTACAAGG GACTTCTCCTATGATGAGCCCAAAGTGGAGTTTGATGTGGATGCACCCAGCGGTGTGGTGATGGAGGGCTATCTCTTCAAGAGGGCCAGTAATGCCTTCAAGACATGGAACCG GCGCTGGTTCTCCATCCAGAACAGCCAGCTGGTCTACCAGAAGAAGCTCAAG GACGTGCTGACTGTGGTGGTGGATGACCTCCGTCTGTGCTCTGTGAAGCCATGTGAGGACATTGAGCGGAGGTTCTGCTTTGAGGTCGTGTCACCCACCAA GAGCTGCATGCTACAGGCCGACTCAGAGAAGCTGCGGCAGGCCTGGGTTCAAGCTGTGCAAGCCAGCATTGCCTCCGCCTACCGGGAGAGCCCAGACAGCTGCTACAGTGAG AGGCTGGACCGCACAGCATCTCCATCCACGAGTAGCATCGACTCTGCTACAGACTCTCGGGAGCGCAGTGTCAAGGGCGAGAGTGTGCTGCAGCGTGTGCAGAATGTGGCTGGCAACAGCCAGTGTGGGGACTGTGGCCAGCTGGATCCCCGCTGGGCCAGCATCAACCTGGGTGTGCTGCTCTGCATTGAGTGCTCAGGCATTCACAG GAGCCTGGGTGTCCACTGCTCTAAGGTGCGGTCCCTGACTCTGGACTCGTGGGAGCCGGAGCTGCTGAAG CTGATGTGTGAGCTTGGAAACAGCACCATGAACCAGATCTACGAGGCTCAGTGTGAGGGACCAGGTAGCAGGAAGCCTACAGCCAGCAGCCCcag GCAAGACAAAGAGGCCTGGATCAAGGACAAGTATGTGGAAAAGAAGTTCCTGCGGAAGCCGCCCTCAGCACCAGCTCGTGAGGCCCCTCGGCACTGGCGGGTGCAGAAGTGCCAGCGCCACCACAGCTCCCCCCGAGCCCCCGCTGCCCGCCGCAAGGTCCGACTGGAGCCTGTCCTGCCCTCCGTGGCTGCTCTGTCTTCAG GTGCTGGGGAACGCAAGTTCCGGAGGGACTCTCTTTTCTGCCCAGATGAGCTGGACTCCCTCTTCTCCTACTTTGACGCAGGAGCTGCTGCAGCTGGTCCACGTA GTCTGAGCAGCGACAGTGGCTTAGGGGGCAGCTCTGATGGCAGCTCGGACGTTCTGGCCTTCAGCACAGGCTCCGTGGTGGACAGTGTCACGGAGGAGG AGGGTGCAGAGTCTGAGGAGTCCAGTGGTGAGGCAGACGGAGAGGCTGAGGCCTGGGGCCTGGCAGACGTGCGTGAGCTACACCCTGGGCTCCTGGCACACCGAGCGGCGCGCACCCGAGACCTCCCTGCGCTGGCTGCCGCGCTGGCTCACGGGGCGGAGGTCAACTGGGCTGACACAGAGGACGAGGGCAAGACGCCGTTGGTGCAGGCTGTGCTAGGG GGCTCCCTGATTGTCTGTGAATTCCTTCTGCAAAATGGAGCAGATGTGAACCAAAAAGACAGCCGGGGCCGGGCGCCCCTGCACCACGCCACGCTCCTGGGACGCACAGG TCAGGTGTGCCTGTTCTTGAAGCGAGGGGCTGACCAACATGCCTTGGACCATGAGCAGCAGGACCCGCTGAGCATTGCGGTCCAGGAGGCAAACGCAGACATTGTCACTTT GCTGCGTCTGGCACGCATGGCTGAGGAGATGCGAGAGGCCGAGGCGCCCCCTGGCCAGCCGGGCGCCCTGCTGGGGACCAGCCCCACGGAGCTCCAGTACCGCAGGTGCATCCAGGAGTTCATCAGCCTCCACCTGGAGGAGAGCTAG